CGGTCATTTCCGTCATGTCCAGCCCCTATATCGAGATGGCCCTTCTCAAGGGTCTGCCGAAATGGCGCGTCGTCGTCGAACATGCCCTGCCCAACGCGCTGGCGCCGATCATCAACGTCATCGCCCTCAACCTCGCCTATCTCATCGTCGGCGTCGTGGTCATCGAGGTGGTGTTCGTCTATCCGGGCCTCGGACAGTCGATGGTGGATGCGGTTTCCAAGCGCGACGTTCCCGTCGTTCAGGCTTGCGGCCTCATCTTCGCGACCGTTTTCATCACCCTCAACATGGTTGCCGACATCCTGGCGATCGTCAGCAATCCGCGTTTGCGGCATCCGAGGTGATCCATGCGGCTGTTCGGTCATAACATGCCCCTGAAGGCGCAGGTCGGGCTCGCCATCGTCGTCGTCAACGTGCTCGCGGCGATCCTTGTGCCCGTCATCGCCCCCTACCCGGAGGCCGAGGTCGTCGGTCGCGCCTGGGCCGGATCGAGCGCCGAACACTGGCTCGGCCTCGACAATCTCGGCCGCGACGTGCTCTCCCGCCTGCTCTACGGCGCGCGTCTGTCGCTCGGCCTTTCGCTGCTCATCACGTCCCTGTCCTTCTCGCTCGGCGTCTTCAGCGGCTTTTCCGCCGCCGTGCTCGGCAGGACGGCGGATATGATCCTCTCGCGCATCGTCGATCTTCTCCTGTCGATGCCCGCGCTGATCTTCGCCATGGTCGTGCTGTCGGTGCTGGGAACGGACCTCGTCGTGCTGGTGGTGACCATCTGCATTCTCGACGCCACCCGCATCTTCCGTGTCAGCCGGGCGCTGGCGATGAACATCGTCGCGCTCGATTTCGTGGAGGCGGCGCGGCTGCGCGGCGAAGGGCTGTGGTGGATCGTGCGCCGGGAGGTTCTGCCGAATGCGCTGATGCCGCTTGTCGCCGAATTCGGCCTGCGTTTCTGCTTCACCTTCCTCTTCATCTCCGCCCTCAGCTTCCTGGGCCTCGGCATCCAGCCGCCCTATGCCGACTGGGGCAGCATGGTGAAGGACTATTCAACCATGATCATGCTGGGCGTGCCGACCGTCTTCTATCCCGCCGGCGCAATCGCCCTCCTGACGATCGGGATCAACCTCCTGGTCGACTGGCTGACCTCCACAAGCGCAGCCGAGCACTGAGGCTCCCATGACAGACAGGCAAAAAGACACGACGCTGCTCGAAATCGAGGGCCTGCGCATCGAGGCCATCGCCGCCTCCGGCGACCGCTCGGTCCTGGTGGAGAATGCCAGCTTCACCCTGAAGCGCGGTGAAGTTCTGGGGCTGATCGGGGAATCGGGCGCGGGCAAATCCACCCTCGGCCTTTCCAGCATGAACTTCACGCGGCCGGGCTGCGCGATCGCTGCCGGCAGGATCCTCTTCGACGGACGCGACCTGCGCGGCCTTTCCGACGCCGAGAGCCGGTCGCTGCGCGGCGCGCGGATCGCCTATATCGCGCAGAGTGCCGCCGCCTCGTTCAATCCGGCCCTAACCATCGGCCGACAGGTCTGCGAGGTGGCGGTCCGCCACAAGCTGATGAGCAAGGCGGCCGCGAAGGCGCGCGCCGCCGCCCTCTTCCGCTCGCTGGAACTGCCCGATCCCGAGACCTTCGGCAACCGCTACCCGCACCAGGCCTCCGGTGGCCAGTTGCAGCGCGCCATGGCCGCCATGGCGATGATCGCCGAGCCCGACCTGCTCGTCTTCGACGAACCCACGACTGCGCTCGACGTCACCACCCAGGTGGAAGTGCTCGCCGCCTTCCGCAAGCTCATCCGCGAACGCGGCACGGCCGCGCTCTACATCACCCACGACCTTGCCGTCGTCGCCCAGATCGCCGATCGCATCATGGTTCTCCGGCACGGCAAGATGGTCGAGACCGGCGCAGCGGACAACATCCTGCAGAACCCGCAGGAGGACTATACGAAGCGGCTCGTCGCCGAACGCAACGCGGCCATGACCGGGCATTTCGTGACCGACAGTCACGCGGGCGAAAAGCCGGTCCTCAGCCTGACGGCCGTCGCGGCAAGCTATAGCGGCCTCACCCGTGCGGTCAGCGATGTCAGCCTCGATCTGAAGCGTGGCGAAACGCTTGCCATCGTCGGGGAATCCGGCTCCGGCAAGAGCACGCTGGCGCGTGTCGTCGTCGGCCTCCTGCCGCGCGAGAGCGGCGACATTCTCTTCAAGGGCGCAACGCTTCCGCCGGCGCTGCATGCCCGCTCACGCGATACGCTGCGCCGCATCCAGATGATCTACCAGATCCCGGATCTCGCGCTGAACCCGAAGCAGACGCTGCTGGAGATCATCGGCCGGCCGATCGAATTCTACCTCGGCAAATCCAAGAAGGAGGTCCGCGAGCGGGTTGTCGACCTGCTGCGCCAGATCGAGCTTCCGGAGAGTTATCTCCTGCGCAAGCCGCCGGAACTCTCGGGCGGCCAGAAGCAGCGCGTCTGCATTGCCCGCGCGCTGGCGGCCGAACCCGACATCGTGATCTGCGACGAGGTCGTTTCCGCCCTCGACCCGCTGGTGGCCGAAGACATCCTCAATCTTCTGCGCAAGCTGCAGGAGACGCTGGGCCTTGCCTATCTCTTTATCACCCACGATCTCGGCACCGTGCGGCGCATCGCCAATCAGGTCGCCGTCATGCGCAAGGGCGAAGTCGTCGCCTATGGCGAGACGCAGAAGATCTTCTCGCCGCCCTACCACCCCTATACGGAACTGCTGCTCTCCTCCGTGCCGGAGATGCGCAGCGACTGGCTGGACGGGCTGCTCGAAACGCGCGACCGGTCTCCTGCGGTGGCCTTGCAAGGCTAGAACATTTCCAGCCGAAGCGGCATCGCGTCGGCGTCTAAGAACGCTTCCAAAACAAGAGCCTAGAACAATTCCGGTAACCCGGAATTGTTCTGGCGTGACGCCGTCATGGCCTATTCCTTTTCCTGCATCTGCTCCAGCCAGCGCCAGGTCTCCTGCGTGTCCGTGTCCGAAAGTCGGTCCTTGTTCGAAAGGGCATACCAGCCGAGGCCGGAGGCAACAGTGATAGGAAAGGGCTGGACCAGCGTGCCGGCGGCAAGCGCCGCCCCGGCGAGAAACAGGTTGGCAAGGGCGATGCCCTGCCCCAGCTCGGCGGCGGCAAGGGCGATGTCGCCATCGCTGTAATTCGTACCCTTCCAGATCATGCCGGCATCGACGCCCGCCTGCGTGAACCATTCGGCCCAGCCGACGGGACCCTCCTCGTGGATCAGGGATGCCGCCAGAAGATCGGCGGGCTGCCGCAAGGCGCGGGCGCCAGCGGGATCGGCGATGGGGGAGAGACGGTCGCGGGCGATGAGAAGGCTTTCGCACCCCACGGGCGGCTCGGCCGCATGGATCACCGCGATATCCACCTCCATCGTCTCGAAATCGACCGGCAAGCCGCTGGTGTCGAGCCAGGGCTCGCAGGCCGGTGCAGCCACCTTCAAAGCCGGCAGACGCGGCAGCAGCCAGCGGCGGGTGAAATCGCGTGGCGCATAGATGACCACGCTGCCGGGCTTTCGATAGGGCTCCAGCCGACGATAGCCCTCTTCCAGAAGATCGAGGCAGCGCCGCACCGTACGATGGTAGTCGCGACCGGCATCCGTCAGCCGCACCTCCCGGCCGATGCGCAGGAAAAGCGGCTGTCCGATCTGCCCTTCGAGAAGGCGCATCTGGTGGCTGATGGCCGACTGCGTCAGCCCCACCTCCTCCGCCGCACGGCTGAAGCTTTCAAGCCGCGCGGCCGCCTCGAAACCCTTCAGGAACTGGGTCGGGGGAATATGCCGAAACCGCACCATTCATGAATTCCATTCATTTCCAGCAGGAATGCTTCTCGTTTGTATCGCGCTTCTTCGCCGCCAATAATGAGCGCCATACATGAATAGGAGTCAATCATGGATAGGAAGACGGGACTGCGGCCGCATGTGAAACTGCGTCGTCCGGGCGAATTCGAGCCGCATGCCAGGACGTGGATGGCCTGGCCGCACCGCAAGGATCTCTATGGCTCGCGCCTTGCGGCCATGCGAGAGGCCTATGTCGAGGTCGCCCATGCCATCGCCGGTTTCGAGCCCGTCAGCATGGTCGCCCATCCCGATCACGCCGAAAGCGCCCGCGCCCGCCTCGGTGCCGGCATCGAGGTCGTCGCCCTGCCGATCGACGACTGCTGGATCCGCGATTCCGGCCCGACCTTCCTGAAGCGCGACGATGGCGGCCTTGCCGGCGTCTCCTGGCGGTTCAATGCCTGGGGCGAAAAACACGCGCCCTTCGATGCCGACGATGCACTCGCCGGTCGCGTGCTCGCCCATCAACAGGCGGACATCTTCCAGTCCTTCCTCCATTGCGAGGGCGGATCGCTCGCCTGCGACGGCGACGGCACGCTCATCGTCACCGAGACGAGCCTGCTTCATCCCAATCGCAATCCCGGCCTGTCCAAGGCCTGGGTGGAAACGGAGCTTCTGCGCATGCTCGGCCTTGAAAAGGTCGTCTGGCTGCCCGGCGATCCGCTCGATCTGGAGACGGACGGCCATGTCGACGGCATGTGCTGCTTCGTGCGTCCCGGTGTCGTGATGTTCGAATACAATCCCGACCCGAACGACCTGCACGGGCGCATCCTCGCCGACAATCTGGCAGCGCTCGCCAGCCAGACGGACGCACGCGGCCGCAGTTTCGAGGTCATTCCCATTCCCGAGGCCTATGACGTGGAAGCGACCAGCGAGGTCTTCGCCCGCTCCTACATCAATTTCGCGCTGACCAATGGCGGCGTGGTGATGCCGACCTACGGCACGCCCTCCGGCGAAGAGGCCAAGGCGGCCGTCGCCCGCGCCTTCCCGGACCGGCGCATCGTGACCGTCGATGTCGGCGCGGTCGTTCCCGCCGGCGGCGCGATCCACTGCATTACACAGGAACAGCCGCTGTAAACGGCCCGATACCACCCCACCAACAGCAACGGAGAAAGACGATGAAACGCTGGCTCGCGCTTGCGACGGCATGCCTTTTTGCGGCCCCCGCCGGGGCGGAGGAAAAGGTGCTCTACCTCTATTCCTGGGAATCCTATTTCAGCGCGCAGTCCATCGCCGCGTTCGAGAAGGAGACGGGTATCAAGGTCTCCTACGATCTCTTCGATTCCAACGATATCGTGGAGACGAAGATGCTGACGGGGAAGTCCGGTTACGACCTCGTGACCGTCAACCTTTCTCCGCATTTCCTGCGCCAGCTGCCGGTCGGCGTCTGGGCGCCGCTCGACCCCGCCCGCCTGCCCAATCTCGGCAACCTCGATCCGGCGGCGCTTGCACGCGGGGAAAGCGTCGATCCCGGCAACGCCCATAACGTGCCGTGGATGTGGGGCACCACCGGCGTCGGCTACAATGTGGAGAAGGTTCAGGCGATCATGCCGGACGCGCCGGTCGATTCGCTGCGCATGGTCTTCGATCCCGCCATCGTCGAAAAGTTCGCCTCCTGCGGCGTCGGCATGCTGGACGATGCCGAACAGGTGCTGGGCCTGGCGCTGATCTATCTGGGGCTGGACCCCGATACGACCGACAGGGACGAGCTCGAAAAGGCGGTGGAGGTCGTCGCGAAGGTTCGCCCCTATGTGCGCAAGTTCCACAGTTCCAGCTATGTCAACGATCTCGCCGACGGCGGCCTTTGCCTCGCCATCGGGTTTTCCGGCGACATGCTGATCGCCAGCAGCCGGGCGAAGGAGGCCGGCAAGCCCTTCACCATCACCTACCGCCTCGCGAAGGAAGGCAATCTCGTCTGGGCCGACGTGCTCGCCGTTCCGGCCGATGCGGCGCACCCGGAGGCCGCGCATGCCTTCATCGATTTCTTCCTGCGGCCGGAAATCGCCGCAGTGGCCGCCACGGAAACGGGCTTCTCGACCGCCAACAGGGCCGCGCTCCCGCTGCTTGACGAAAAGCTCCGCTCGAATGCCGACCTCTATCCCTCCGAGGAAGCGCAGAAGCGGCTGCACCTTCCCAAGGCGCTGAGCCAGAAGGCCCTGAAGATGTGGTCGCAGGCCTGGGACCGGGCGAAGGGGCTGCGGTAAACATGCCTCGCCCCTGACATGCGAACGCCCCCGCAGCAACCGCTGCGGGGGCGTTTTTCGTGACGACCGGCTTGGCGCCGGCCTTCCGCCGGTTGCCCGTCTTCCGTCAGGCGATGGACGGCAGGAGCTGGTCGAGGCTCTTCTTGGCGTCACCGTAGAACATGCGCGTGTTGTCCTTGTAGAACAGCGGGTTCTCGATGCCGGAATAGCCCGTGCCCTGGCCGCGCTTGGAGACGAACACCTGCTTGGCCTTCCACACTTCCAGCACCGGCATTCCGGCGATCGGCGAGTTCGGGTCTTCCTGGGCGGCCGGATTGACGATGTCGTTCGAGCCGATGACGATGACGACGTCCGTGTTCGGGAAGTCCTCGTTGATCTCGTCCATTTCCAGAACGATGTCGTAGGGCACCTCGGCCTCGGCCAGCAGCACGTTCATGTGGCCGGGCATGCGGCCGGCCACCGGGTGGATGGCGTACTTGACGCTGATGCCCTTCTCGCTGAGCTTGTGCGCCAGCTCCTTGACCGCGTGCTGGGCGCGTGCCACCGCCAGGCCGTAGCCCGGCACGATGATCACGCTCTCGGCATCGTTGAGCGCGGCGGCGACGCCTTCCGAATCGATCGCCACCTGCTCGCCGGTGATTTCCATCGCCGGACCCGTCGTGCCGCCGAAGCCGCCGAGGATGACCGAGACGAAGGAACGGTTCATCGCCTTGCACATGATGTAGGAGAGGATCGCACCCGAGGAGCCGACCAGCGCGCCGGTGACGATGAGAAGGTCGTTGCCCAGCGTGAAGCCGATGGCCGCCGCGGCCCAGCCGGAATAGCTGTTCAGCATCGAGACCACGACAGGCATGTCGGCGCCGCCGATGCCCATGATCAGGTGATAGCCGATGAAGAAGGCGGCGAGCGTCATCAGGATGAGCGTCCACGCGCCGGCGCCATTCACGTAGAGGATGAGCAGGAGAAGCGAAAGCAGCGCCGCGCCGGCATTGAGCGCATGGCCGCCGGGCAGCTTCTTCGCCTTGCCGTCCACCTTGCCGCTGAGCTTGCCGAAGGCGATGACCGAGCCGCTGAAGGTGATGGCGCCGATGAAGGCGCCGAGGAAGACCTCGACCTTCATGATCGACAATTCGACCGGCTCCTTGTGGGCGAGGATCGCCGCAAAACCGGTCAGCGCGGAACGGGCGGCCTCGTCGAGACCGGCGACATGCGCCGCCTCGATATGGGCGTTGAAGCCGATGAAGACGGCGGCAAGGCCGACGAAGGAATGGAGCGCCGCGACGAGCTGCGGCATCTCCGTCATCTGCACGCGGGCGGCGACATAGGCGCCGAGCACCGCGCCGCCGGCGATCATCAGCACGACGATGAACCAGTTGCCGACGTCAGGCCCGAAGACCGTGGCAATGACGGCAAGCGCCATGCCGACGATACCGTACCAGACGGCGCGCTTGGCGCTTTCCTGGCCCGAAAGGCCGCCGAGCGAGAGGATGAAGAGAACTGCTGCCGCGATGTAGGCGGCCGAAACGATACCGATGGTCATGACAGTTTCCTCCCGCTCACGACTTCTGGAACATGGCGAGCATGCGCCGGGTGACGAGGAAGCCGCCGACGATGTTGATCGTGGAGATCAGCACCGAAAGCGCCGCCAGCACCACCACCAGCCAGCTACCCGAGCCGATCTGCAGGAGCGCGCCGACGATGACGATGGCCGAGACCGCATTGGTCACCGCCATCAGCGGCGTGTGCAGGGCGGGCGTGACGTTCCAGACCACGTGGTAGCCCACATAGATGGCCAGCACGAAGATGATGAAGTGGCTCATGAAGGCGGACGGCGCATAGGCGCCGACGATGAGCAGCAGCGCCGTTCCGACGGCGAGCAGCACCAGTTGGCTCTTGGTCTGCGCCTTGAAGGCTGCCGCTTCCGCGGCGCGCCTTTCCTCCGGCGTCGGCTCCTTCACCTTTTCCTTCGGCTTCTGCGCGGCGATGGCCGCGATCTTCGGCGGCGGCGGCGGGAAGGTGATCGCACCGTCGAAGGCGACGGTCGCACCGCGGATGACGTCATCCTCCATATTGTGCACGACCGTGCCGTCCTTGCCGGGCGTCAGGTCGGCCATCATGTGGCGGATATTCGTGGAATAGAGCGCCGAGGACTGCGCGGCCATGCGGCTCGGGAAGTCCGTATAGCCGATGACGGTGACGCCGTTCGGCGAAACGATCTTCTGGTCGGCGACCGTCAGGTCGCAGTTGCCGCCACGTTCGGCGGCAAGGTCGACGACGACGGAGCCCGGCTTCATCGCCGCGACCATGTCGGCCAGCCACAGCTTGGGCGCGTCGCGACCCGGGATCAGCGCCGTGGTGATGACGATGTCCATCTGCGGGGCGAGTTCGCGGAACTTGGCAAGCTGCTTCTCGCGGAATTCCGGCGAGGACGGGGCGGCATAGCCGCCGGTCGCCGCGCCGTCCTGCACGCCGCCCTGACCGTCGGCGAAATCGAGATAGACGAACTCGGCGCCCATCGATTCGATCTGCTCGGCGACCTCGGGGCGCACGTCGAAGGCGTAGGTCTGCGCACCGAGCGAGGTGGCGACACCGATGGCCGCGAGGCCGGCGACACCCGCGCCGATCACCAGAACCTTGGCCGGCGGAACCTTGCCGGCGGCCGTGACCTGGCCGGTGAAGAAGCGGCCGAAATTATTGCCGGCCTCGATCACCGCACGATAGCCGGCGATATTGGCCATGGAGGAGAGCGCGTCCATCTTCTGCGCGCGCGAGATGCGCGGCACCATGTCCATGGCGATGACATTGGCGCCCGTGGCCCTTGCCTGCTCCAGAAGCTCGGCATTCTGGCCGGGATAGAAGAACGAGATCAGCGTTTTGCCAGAAGACAGCCGCTCGACCTCTCCCGTCGTCGGCGGACGGACCTTGACGATCACGTCGGACGCCGCGACCAGCGCGGCGGCATCGTCGACCACCGTGACACCGGCGGCGCGATAGCCGTCGTCCGATATGCCGGCCGAAAGACCCGCGCCCGTTTCGATGAAACAGGCATATCCCAGTTTGGCGAGTTGAACCGCACTGTCCGGCGTCATGGCGACGCGGGATTCCCCCGGGTAGCTCTCTTTGAGCGCACCAATCTTCGCGTTCATTCTCTCTCTGCCCCCCACTCCACGTTCATTCACAAACACTTTGCCATGCCGGCAAAAAACCAACGCGGCATAACGACCGGAGTGACGCCGCTTTGTCCAGTACCGCTCGGCGCGAATCCGTCCATTTCCGTCGCTTTTGAGCTCAGGCTAAACGATTTTATTCCTGCGCCCCGTACGGAACGGTTCTCGGCCGGAAAGGTCGCGTCCATTGCATACCATCTGAACGGGCAATCCACTCCCCGATCGTTCAGGCCGGTGCTGCAGCAACCGTATTTCGAGCCCCGGCACAGAATGCCCCTCCCACACCACAACAGCATCCGACACCCGGAAAACCGGGTCGGCACCGATCTGCGGCCTCCGAAACTCTCCTCCACAGGGCCCGCGGCGCCCATCTAGCGCACTCGCGGTCAACGTCATTATTGTATACAATATCGCGTACAAACAAGTCAAATTATCGCATCCAAAATTTAAAACTTTTTGTGTTCTGTCTTTCTTGACATTGCATACAAAGATCATAGCATGCGTATTAGAAGGACGTGAGGTTCTTCCGAACGAGAGAATTTCCAACATCACCCGAAGCCAGTGAGAACGCCGATGGAAGCCGATAATCGTCACCTGTCCCCGCGCACGACCCTCGTGCTATCTCGGTCCGAAATCGAAGGATTGGTGACCATGGCCGAGGTCATCGAGGCGGTTGAAGCCGCGCATGCCGACATGTCCAATGGCACCGCCGCGCAGCCCGCCGCCGTCGCGATGAAGCTGCCCTCGGGCACCGGCGCCTTCCTCGCCATGCCGGCGCTGGCCGATCGTCAGGGTCTGGCCGTCGTCAAGCTGCTGGCCGACATGCCCGACAACACCGCGCGCGGCCTGCCGATGCAGCGCTCCGTCGCGCTCATGGTTTCGCAGGAGACCGGTGCTCCGGTCGCCATCTTCCACGGCCAGATCCCCACCCGTATCCGCACGGCTGCCGCCAGCGCCGTGGCGACGCGCCATCTTTCGCGCGCCGACAGCCGCGTGCTCGGCGTGATCGGCGCCGGGGACCTTGCCGTCGAGCATGTCCGCGCCATACGAGAGGTCCGCCAGATCGAACGCGTCGTCGTCTGGTCGCGCTCCAGCACCACCGTCGCCCGCTTCATCGAACGGGTCGGCAAGGACTTCCCCGATCTCATCCTCGTCGGCGCCGCCTCGCCGGAAGAAGTCTTCGCCGAAGCCGATATCGTCTGCACGCTGACGCCGTCCTGCGAGCCGCACGTCAAGGGCGCCTGGTTCAAGCCGGGCCAGCACATCAATGCCGTCGGCGCGCCGCCGCGTCCGGATCATCGCGAGATCGACTCCGCCGGCATGGCCCGGGCCACGGTGTTCCTCGACAGCGTGCCGATGGCGATGCACGATTCTGGCGACCTGCTGATGGCCATCGCCGAGGGCGCGATCACCGCGGAACAGGCATCCACCGAGATTGGCGATGTAATCACCGGCGCGGCCGCCGGCCGCACGTCGGCGGACGAGATCACCCTGTTCAATTCCGTCGGCCTCGCCATGCAGGACCTGGCGATCGGCGGCCTGATCATTGCCCGCGCCCGCGAAAAGGGCATTGGCAAGGAAATCGACCTCACGGCCTGAGGTCAAGATTGGCATAGGCCCTGCTCTGGAGGAGAGCCGGGCCTCATTTCACCGCGCAAACCAAGTTTCCGTGGCCATGCCCGCATGGCCACCGGATTTCTGCGCACATTTGGGGGGAAAGACACATGGACAAGAACTTCCTTTGGCGAAAGGGGGACTGGGGTGGTTACTTCGGCCTTCTGGCCAATAACCTGACCAATCTCCTGACGATGATCGCCCTTCTGATCTTCGTCGTCGGCTTTCCGAAAGAGATGGTCTACGGGCGGATCGCACCGGCCTTCGGCCTTGCAATTCTCGCTGCGAGCCTCTGGTACACCTACTTCGCCTATCGGCTGGTGAAGTCTTCCGGCCGCACGGACGTGACGGCGCTGCCCTCGGGGCCAAGCTCGCCGTCGATCTTCACGGTGACGTTCCTCGTGATCCTGCCGGTCTACCTGCAGACCAAGGACGCGGAATTCGCCCTGCAGATCGCCCTCGTCTGGTGCGTCGTCGAAGCGGCGATCCTCGCCGGCGGCTCTTTCCTCGGAGAAAAGATCCGGCAGCTGATCCCGCGCACCGTGCTGCTGTCGTGCCTTGCCGGTCTCGGCCTGCTGCTTCTGGCGATGAACCCGATGCTGCAGTCCTTCGAGTCGCCGACCATCGCCTTCGTGGTGCTCGTGCTGATCTTCCTCAACTGGTTCGGCAAGAAGCCGATCCTGCCGAAGGTTCCGACCGGCTTCCTGCTGCTCGCCACCGGCACCGCGCTCGCCTGGATCTTCGGCCTGCAGAGCCCGACGGCCGTTGCGGAATCGCTCAGCACCTTCGGCTTCAACCCGCCGACGCTGCATGTGGGCAGCTTCCTGCAGGGTCTGCCGCATGCCCTGCCCTACCTTGCCTCGGCCGTTCCGCTCGGCCTTGCCAACTACGTCTTCGACCTCGAGAACATCGAGAGCGCGCACGCCGCCGGCGACCCCTACCCGACCCGTCAGGTCATGCTGGCAAACGGCCTGTCCTCGACGATCGGCGCCATGTTCGGCAACCCCTTCCCGGTCACGGTCTATATCGGCCATGCCGGCTGGAAATCCATCGGCGCCAGCACCGGCTACACGCTGTTCACCGGCATCAGCATGTTCCTGATCACCCTGTTCGGCCTCGGCGCCTTCCTTCTGGCCGTCATCCCGATGGTCGCGGTTCTGCCGATCCTCGTCTATATCGGCGTCGTGACCTGCAACCAGGTGGTCCGCGAGGCGCCCAAGAATGAAGTGCCGGTCATCTTCATCACCATGTTCCCCTGGATCGCGAACTGGGCGCTGACCCTGCTCAACAACACGCTGTCGGCCGCCGGAACCAATGCCAAGACGATCGGCGTGGAAGCACTCGCCCACAAGGGCGTCTACTATCAGGGCCTCTCGAACCTCGGCAACGGCGCGCCGCTCTCGAGCATGACCTGGGGCTGCATCGCGATCTTCGCGATCACCGACCGCCCCGTCGCCGGCATCATCGCGGCCCTTGTCGGCGCCCTGCTGACCTTCCTGGGTGTCATTCACTCTCCCACGGTCGGCATCGCGCAGGTCCAGGCCATGCCGCTGGTCTACGGCTACTGCATGATCGCAGCCATCTTCTGCGTGAAGCACTTCCTCAATCAGCGTGAGGGAACCGCCTGACAATGCTCCCCAGGCGCGAGGCTTGCCGGCGATTGAGCTAAACCGGCATACTTCACGCCTCCCTGCGGCGCGAACCGGCCTATTCTCCAGGCATGTTCGCGCCGCTTCTTGTTTCGGCCGGCGCAAACGCGCCGGCCTCTTCCTGTCCGTCTCGACAAGGCAGAATGCCCCTGAAGCACATCCCGCCACGGCGGCAGCACCTTGCAATCCTTCTCAAAGCAGCGGCCGATCTTCTCTCTTCTCCACGCGTCACGCCGCAAGGTGCCCGGACATCACGCCGGCACATTCCAGCCCCTACCGTTGAAGAGATCGAGGCCCACAGGGACAGCCGGGTTCGCCGGCAGGGCTAGAAACAATTCGGCCCCTCGAACCGAACGGTTCGAGGGGCCGGATCGCGATCGTTGCAGCCCCGGGGCAGAACCCGGGACGGTATGCTTAGCCAGCCTTGGCGATGGCGCCGTAGGCGAGCTTGCCCTTGTGGACGACGGCGTTGCGGTTCGGCAGGCGCGCGACCGCCTCGGCCGAGCAGCTGGCCGGCACGAGGTTGAAGCTCGCATCGTCGCCGGCCTTCGGCCAGACCTGCTCGCCCTTGTCGTTGAGCGGCGTGACGAAGCCGGTCGCATAGCCGAGCGTGCGGTTGATCTCGTATTCGATGCTGGAATAGTCGATGCGCGCGATTTCGTTGGCCTTTTGCAGCATGTCGCAATTGCCGAAGGAATCCCACCAGTCGATGACGCTGTCCGTGCCGCAAACGACCTCGACGCCGGCCTCGTGCAGATCGCGGATCGGCATGGCGTAGCGGCCGAGCGGCACGGCGGTGGCGAAGGTGACGCCGAGCGCCTTCATGCGGGCAGCGAAGTCCATGAGCTCTTCCCGCGACAGCGACGCCAGCGAATAGGCATGGCTGAACGTGACGTTGCCCTGCAGCTGCTTGCTCTTCTCCATATGGTCCATGATGCGGTTGAACGTCGGGATCGCCGTTTCCTTCGGATCATGCACGTGGATGTCGATGCCGACATTGAAGTCGAGC
This genomic stretch from Roseateles sp. XES5 harbors:
- a CDS encoding ABC transporter permease is translated as MRLFGHNMPLKAQVGLAIVVVNVLAAILVPVIAPYPEAEVVGRAWAGSSAEHWLGLDNLGRDVLSRLLYGARLSLGLSLLITSLSFSLGVFSGFSAAVLGRTADMILSRIVDLLLSMPALIFAMVVLSVLGTDLVVLVVTICILDATRIFRVSRALAMNIVALDFVEAARLRGEGLWWIVRREVLPNALMPLVAEFGLRFCFTFLFISALSFLGLGIQPPYADWGSMVKDYSTMIMLGVPTVFYPAGAIALLTIGINLLVDWLTSTSAAEH
- a CDS encoding ABC transporter ATP-binding protein; the protein is MTDRQKDTTLLEIEGLRIEAIAASGDRSVLVENASFTLKRGEVLGLIGESGAGKSTLGLSSMNFTRPGCAIAAGRILFDGRDLRGLSDAESRSLRGARIAYIAQSAAASFNPALTIGRQVCEVAVRHKLMSKAAAKARAAALFRSLELPDPETFGNRYPHQASGGQLQRAMAAMAMIAEPDLLVFDEPTTALDVTTQVEVLAAFRKLIRERGTAALYITHDLAVVAQIADRIMVLRHGKMVETGAADNILQNPQEDYTKRLVAERNAAMTGHFVTDSHAGEKPVLSLTAVAASYSGLTRAVSDVSLDLKRGETLAIVGESGSGKSTLARVVVGLLPRESGDILFKGATLPPALHARSRDTLRRIQMIYQIPDLALNPKQTLLEIIGRPIEFYLGKSKKEVRERVVDLLRQIELPESYLLRKPPELSGGQKQRVCIARALAAEPDIVICDEVVSALDPLVAEDILNLLRKLQETLGLAYLFITHDLGTVRRIANQVAVMRKGEVVAYGETQKIFSPPYHPYTELLLSSVPEMRSDWLDGLLETRDRSPAVALQG
- a CDS encoding LysR family transcriptional regulator — translated: MVRFRHIPPTQFLKGFEAAARLESFSRAAEEVGLTQSAISHQMRLLEGQIGQPLFLRIGREVRLTDAGRDYHRTVRRCLDLLEEGYRRLEPYRKPGSVVIYAPRDFTRRWLLPRLPALKVAAPACEPWLDTSGLPVDFETMEVDIAVIHAAEPPVGCESLLIARDRLSPIADPAGARALRQPADLLAASLIHEEGPVGWAEWFTQAGVDAGMIWKGTNYSDGDIALAAAELGQGIALANLFLAGAALAAGTLVQPFPITVASGLGWYALSNKDRLSDTDTQETWRWLEQMQEKE
- a CDS encoding agmatine/peptidylarginine deiminase, encoding MDRKTGLRPHVKLRRPGEFEPHARTWMAWPHRKDLYGSRLAAMREAYVEVAHAIAGFEPVSMVAHPDHAESARARLGAGIEVVALPIDDCWIRDSGPTFLKRDDGGLAGVSWRFNAWGEKHAPFDADDALAGRVLAHQQADIFQSFLHCEGGSLACDGDGTLIVTETSLLHPNRNPGLSKAWVETELLRMLGLEKVVWLPGDPLDLETDGHVDGMCCFVRPGVVMFEYNPDPNDLHGRILADNLAALASQTDARGRSFEVIPIPEAYDVEATSEVFARSYINFALTNGGVVMPTYGTPSGEEAKAAVARAFPDRRIVTVDVGAVVPAGGAIHCITQEQPL
- a CDS encoding extracellular solute-binding protein, yielding MKRWLALATACLFAAPAGAEEKVLYLYSWESYFSAQSIAAFEKETGIKVSYDLFDSNDIVETKMLTGKSGYDLVTVNLSPHFLRQLPVGVWAPLDPARLPNLGNLDPAALARGESVDPGNAHNVPWMWGTTGVGYNVEKVQAIMPDAPVDSLRMVFDPAIVEKFASCGVGMLDDAEQVLGLALIYLGLDPDTTDRDELEKAVEVVAKVRPYVRKFHSSSYVNDLADGGLCLAIGFSGDMLIASSRAKEAGKPFTITYRLAKEGNLVWADVLAVPADAAHPEAAHAFIDFFLRPEIAAVAATETGFSTANRAALPLLDEKLRSNADLYPSEEAQKRLHLPKALSQKALKMWSQAWDRAKGLR
- a CDS encoding NAD(P)(+) transhydrogenase (Re/Si-specific) subunit beta, which codes for MTIGIVSAAYIAAAVLFILSLGGLSGQESAKRAVWYGIVGMALAVIATVFGPDVGNWFIVVLMIAGGAVLGAYVAARVQMTEMPQLVAALHSFVGLAAVFIGFNAHIEAAHVAGLDEAARSALTGFAAILAHKEPVELSIMKVEVFLGAFIGAITFSGSVIAFGKLSGKVDGKAKKLPGGHALNAGAALLSLLLLILYVNGAGAWTLILMTLAAFFIGYHLIMGIGGADMPVVVSMLNSYSGWAAAAIGFTLGNDLLIVTGALVGSSGAILSYIMCKAMNRSFVSVILGGFGGTTGPAMEITGEQVAIDSEGVAAALNDAESVIIVPGYGLAVARAQHAVKELAHKLSEKGISVKYAIHPVAGRMPGHMNVLLAEAEVPYDIVLEMDEINEDFPNTDVVIVIGSNDIVNPAAQEDPNSPIAGMPVLEVWKAKQVFVSKRGQGTGYSGIENPLFYKDNTRMFYGDAKKSLDQLLPSIA